In Calditrichota bacterium, a single window of DNA contains:
- a CDS encoding class I SAM-dependent methyltransferase — MKINSKENDKFIGTPWNSEPNDDFNSQAYWNDYYDKILLDEKLKELEWAIIVNIENLKKALESLDELPAGDSKRFLYAGCGISQVPYILSLWGFAVNAIDSSEAAIDIVSNLELRKRDLALSIYVLDPNEKRTTITNDPKISINELKKYQSTNGTLKFLVMDWFSDKLRPKSFDFVYCRNALRCSTKPYWRKSLKRFNELLKPGGTLILETLNAIGIQDEVRALFKEYKFVKPKLDESRNKTNKYIIDDWPTG, encoded by the coding sequence ATGAAAATAAACTCAAAAGAAAATGACAAGTTTATTGGAACTCCATGGAATTCAGAACCGAATGATGATTTCAATTCACAAGCTTACTGGAATGACTATTATGATAAAATTTTATTAGATGAGAAATTAAAAGAACTGGAATGGGCAATTATTGTAAATATCGAAAATCTCAAAAAAGCTTTAGAATCTTTGGATGAACTACCTGCTGGTGATTCGAAAAGGTTTCTTTATGCAGGGTGCGGAATTTCCCAAGTTCCTTATATTTTGTCTTTATGGGGTTTTGCTGTAAATGCAATAGATTCCAGCGAGGCTGCAATAGATATAGTATCTAATTTAGAATTAAGGAAGAGAGATTTGGCACTTTCCATTTATGTTTTGGACCCAAATGAAAAACGGACTACAATAACAAATGATCCCAAAATATCTATAAATGAATTAAAAAAGTATCAAAGTACTAATGGAACTTTGAAATTCTTAGTGATGGATTGGTTCTCAGACAAATTAAGGCCTAAGAGTTTTGATTTTGTTTACTGCCGAAATGCGTTGCGTTGTTCAACTAAACCGTATTGGCGTAAATCTCTAAAAAGATTCAATGAACTTTTAAAACCCGGTGGCACGCTTATTCTGGAGACACTAAATGCCATTGGAATTCAAGATGAAGTAAGAGCCCTTTTTAAAGAGTACAAATTTGTGAAACCAAAACTGGATGAATCCAGAAACAAAACTAACAAATATATTATTGATGATTGGCCTACAGGTTAA
- a CDS encoding serine hydrolase, with translation MNKIMILLFLIFNVGLAQDTVLVKLNDYVKNLMEKTNTPGLAMAVVKDDETVYSKGFGKLEFDSNREVNENTLFAIGSISKSFTAACLAMLVEEEKINWDDKVQDHLSDFQLYDPWVTREFTIRDLLLHHTGYPYASWGSLYYGSELSRGEIFKRLKFLKPSTSFRSKLAYQNVTYMIAGLIIEKVTGKSFENFVRENLFTPLGMDNSFAQFQHTKTKKNLSSPHIFKQNKIQKVNNRNYEGIGPAGALYSTAKDMATYIKFIIDQGVFNGDTLIAPRVFSELLKPHVSFPFWGYSEFEHYGFGWFISNQGGYKVIEHGGGVDGFSADIVIVPELNLGVVVLTNQELLASSAISRFVIGQYIGVNNYDISPKILEWNKKYIEREKKRVDNLGKNQIKHTQPSVALETFTGTYNDKMYGELYIGLENDKLRLSFEHSPTFNAVLEHYHYNIFRLLWQDPTLPDGLIVFNLNSKNKINGFDFDIPGLLDADFKELQIKKKK, from the coding sequence TTGAATAAGATAATGATACTGTTATTTTTAATTTTCAATGTTGGGCTTGCACAAGACACTGTTTTGGTAAAGCTTAATGATTATGTAAAAAACCTGATGGAAAAAACCAACACACCTGGCTTGGCAATGGCAGTTGTTAAAGATGATGAAACAGTCTATAGTAAAGGTTTTGGAAAATTAGAGTTTGATTCAAACCGGGAAGTAAATGAAAATACACTTTTTGCAATCGGTTCAATCTCAAAATCATTTACAGCTGCTTGTCTGGCAATGCTTGTAGAAGAAGAGAAAATTAATTGGGATGACAAAGTACAGGATCATTTATCTGATTTTCAATTGTATGATCCTTGGGTAACGCGGGAGTTTACCATTAGGGATTTACTACTTCACCACACTGGTTATCCTTACGCGAGCTGGGGTTCGCTATACTATGGCTCAGAATTGTCCAGAGGGGAAATATTTAAACGTTTAAAGTTTTTAAAACCCAGCACTAGTTTTAGAAGCAAATTAGCTTATCAAAATGTTACATATATGATTGCCGGTTTAATTATCGAAAAAGTTACTGGCAAATCATTTGAAAATTTTGTCAGAGAAAATCTGTTTACCCCTTTAGGAATGGACAATAGTTTCGCTCAGTTTCAACATACTAAAACAAAAAAGAATCTTTCTTCACCTCATATTTTCAAGCAAAATAAAATTCAAAAAGTAAACAATAGAAACTATGAAGGTATCGGACCGGCTGGCGCTTTGTATTCCACAGCAAAGGATATGGCCACCTATATTAAATTTATAATTGACCAGGGGGTTTTTAATGGAGATACGTTAATTGCGCCAAGGGTTTTTTCAGAACTGCTTAAGCCACATGTATCTTTCCCTTTTTGGGGTTATTCTGAATTTGAACACTATGGGTTCGGTTGGTTTATTTCAAATCAGGGGGGATATAAAGTAATTGAACATGGAGGCGGAGTTGATGGATTTTCTGCAGATATTGTTATTGTTCCTGAGTTGAACCTTGGAGTGGTTGTATTAACTAACCAGGAACTATTAGCGTCAAGTGCAATCTCACGATTTGTCATCGGACAATATATTGGAGTTAACAATTATGACATTTCACCTAAAATATTGGAGTGGAATAAAAAATATATTGAGCGTGAGAAGAAAAGAGTAGATAACTTGGGCAAAAACCAGATAAAACACACACAACCTTCGGTTGCATTAGAAACATTCACAGGAACTTACAACGATAAGATGTATGGTGAGCTTTATATTGGTCTGGAAAATGATAAATTAAGGTTATCTTTTGAGCATTCTCCCACATTCAATGCTGTTTTGGAACATTATCATTATAATATTTTCCGGTTACTTTGGCAAGATCCTACACTCCCAGATGGGCTTATCGTTTTTAACTTAAATTCAAAAAATAAAATTAATGGCTTCGATTTTGATATTCCAGGCTTGTTGGATGCTGATTTTAAAGAGCTTCAAATTAAAAAGAAAAAATAA
- a CDS encoding peptidase S41 — MKAFFSLILMILSFSSSFAKTTYNLSFDELDNNLEPIDWDLGFKKGGAKGYILELDSINVKDGKYSLSITNNPNSKNRTFGACSYMIPAIFAGDTVELKGFMKTENITDEGFGGLWMRVDGDAGALAFNNMQDKKITGTNGWQEYTIRLPLDEQASKLFIGGLLVGTGTVWFDNFKLRIDGKEIENAPKKKIKIYKAQMDSAFYDGSKIRFSSVNDDQIKNISILAKVWGFLKYYHPSVAEGNFNWDFELFRILPKIMSAKNKTNRDRYLLKWIESLGPVSICDTCKTKINGDYKQVPDLVWINNGIVDEQLKSKLDFIYKNRNQKNNYYISLTPWVKNPIFKNENPYEGFDYPDTGYRLLALFRYWNIIQYFSPYKYIIDENWHTVLDQAIPNFITAKNPLEYRLECLKLIGKTSDTHANIWGQDSILSNYYGLYYPSVQVKFIEEKLVVTGFYNEYLGKKDGFQIGDIVEEITDKEVDKLLKEKLPFYPASNYSIKLRNIGRNILRGNKKRVKLKVKRNGNSLFKTLNRYPVDSLNLQIDRAHNKPDSCYRLISKDIGYIYLGNIKSAKIDTIFKKFKATKGIIIDIRNYPSEFVVFSMGKHLVPKPTEFAKFTYGNINHPGLFSWTPAIKIGKENPDYYKGKVVILINEITQSQAEYTTMAFSTAPKAIVIGSTTAAADGNVSTFYLPGNIRTMITGIGVYYPNGKATQRIGIIPDIKVKPTIKGISEGRDELLERAVNIINN, encoded by the coding sequence ATGAAAGCATTCTTTTCTTTAATTCTGATGATTCTCAGTTTTTCCAGTAGTTTTGCCAAAACAACTTATAATTTAAGCTTTGATGAATTGGATAATAATCTAGAACCAATAGATTGGGATCTCGGTTTCAAGAAGGGCGGGGCAAAGGGTTATATATTAGAGCTTGATTCAATAAATGTAAAAGATGGGAAATATTCTCTTTCAATCACTAATAATCCAAATAGTAAAAATAGAACTTTTGGTGCATGTTCTTATATGATTCCTGCAATATTTGCTGGGGATACAGTGGAACTAAAAGGATTTATGAAAACCGAGAACATCACAGACGAAGGCTTTGGTGGATTGTGGATGCGTGTGGATGGTGATGCAGGGGCATTGGCGTTTAATAATATGCAAGATAAAAAAATTACTGGTACAAATGGTTGGCAAGAGTATACAATCCGTTTGCCTTTGGATGAACAAGCCTCAAAATTATTTATCGGTGGGTTACTTGTTGGTACTGGGACAGTTTGGTTTGATAATTTTAAACTGAGAATTGATGGTAAAGAAATTGAAAACGCACCAAAGAAGAAAATTAAGATATATAAAGCGCAAATGGATTCTGCCTTTTATGATGGATCAAAAATTCGTTTTTCTTCCGTAAATGATGATCAGATAAAAAATATAAGCATTTTGGCAAAGGTTTGGGGATTTTTAAAATACTATCACCCTTCTGTAGCTGAAGGAAATTTCAACTGGGATTTTGAATTGTTTCGAATTTTACCCAAAATTATGTCAGCTAAAAACAAGACAAATAGAGATCGTTATTTACTAAAATGGATAGAAAGCCTCGGTCCTGTTTCAATTTGCGATACCTGTAAAACCAAGATAAATGGAGATTATAAACAAGTACCTGATTTAGTTTGGATAAATAATGGAATTGTTGATGAACAGTTAAAAAGTAAGCTGGATTTTATTTATAAAAACCGAAATCAAAAAAACAACTATTATATTTCATTAACGCCCTGGGTTAAAAATCCAATTTTTAAGAATGAGAATCCTTATGAAGGTTTTGATTATCCTGATACTGGATATAGGCTCCTGGCTTTATTCCGGTATTGGAATATAATTCAATACTTCTCTCCCTATAAATATATTATAGATGAGAATTGGCACACAGTTTTAGATCAGGCAATTCCAAATTTTATAACTGCCAAAAATCCATTAGAATATCGCCTGGAATGTTTAAAATTAATCGGGAAAACTAGTGATACGCATGCAAATATATGGGGGCAAGATTCAATACTATCTAATTATTATGGATTATACTATCCTTCTGTTCAAGTAAAATTTATAGAAGAGAAGTTAGTTGTTACAGGTTTTTACAATGAATATCTAGGAAAAAAAGATGGCTTCCAAATTGGAGATATCGTAGAAGAGATTACTGATAAAGAAGTAGATAAACTATTAAAAGAAAAATTACCATTTTATCCGGCATCTAATTATTCCATAAAACTTAGAAATATTGGCAGAAACATTTTGCGAGGAAATAAAAAAAGAGTAAAACTAAAAGTAAAAAGAAATGGCAATTCTTTATTCAAAACGCTTAATAGATATCCGGTTGATAGCCTTAACTTACAAATTGACCGGGCTCATAATAAACCGGATAGTTGTTATAGGTTAATCTCTAAAGATATTGGGTATATTTATTTAGGAAATATAAAAAGCGCAAAAATAGATACAATATTTAAAAAATTTAAAGCTACAAAGGGTATTATTATTGATATAAGAAATTATCCTTCAGAGTTTGTGGTTTTTTCAATGGGAAAACATTTGGTTCCAAAGCCAACAGAGTTTGCCAAGTTTACATATGGTAACATAAACCATCCAGGATTGTTTAGTTGGACACCAGCAATAAAAATCGGAAAAGAGAATCCGGACTATTACAAAGGCAAAGTAGTTATTTTAATAAATGAAATAACACAGAGTCAGGCAGAATATACTACAATGGCATTTAGTACAGCTCCCAAAGCGATAGTAATTGGTAGTACAACGGCAGCAGCAGATGGTAACGTATCTACATTTTATTTACCTGGAAATATTCGGACTATGATAACTGGTATTGGTGTTTATTATCCTAATGGCAAAGCTACACAAAGGATTGGAATTATTCCTGATATTAAAGTTAAACCAACAATTAAAGGGATAAGTGAGGGGCGGGATGAACTCTTAGAGCGAGCTGTCAATATAATCAATAATTGA
- a CDS encoding DUF4097 family beta strand repeat protein, with protein sequence MHLPTKIIFILIICSSIIFAKDIKKDFNQVFTVNDGATLFLECGDGDVDIQTWDKDQIQVDVVYHATSKSSSDRDESDFDVEFRQNGDNIYVTGNEQRRNTFGFFSIHYVEYKFTIKAPAYINIDIVGDDGNIHIENINGEIKTKSDDGNLSLENISNKKTNIKTEDGDVRIDKLSGELIIRSDDGDIFLQNLKSDEVEASCSDGRIKIINSTGDFFVDSDDGDITLNNISGKNLSARTQDGDVDINFTGSGVVDVDINTNDGRVNLEIENSVSAKFVLETDDGRIRFNINDADIIYEGKRRVKGRMGDAEGHIRINTNDGSITLND encoded by the coding sequence ATGCATTTACCCACCAAAATTATTTTTATTTTGATTATTTGCTCATCAATTATATTTGCAAAAGATATTAAAAAAGATTTTAACCAAGTATTTACAGTAAATGATGGTGCTACACTATTTTTAGAGTGTGGGGATGGAGATGTTGATATTCAAACCTGGGACAAAGATCAGATACAGGTAGATGTTGTGTATCATGCAACAAGCAAATCATCATCAGACAGAGATGAAAGTGACTTTGACGTTGAATTTAGGCAGAATGGCGATAATATTTATGTTACTGGTAATGAACAACGTAGAAATACATTTGGTTTTTTCTCAATTCACTATGTTGAATATAAGTTTACCATAAAAGCTCCGGCTTATATAAACATTGATATTGTCGGGGATGACGGAAATATTCATATTGAAAATATTAATGGCGAAATTAAAACAAAATCAGATGATGGAAACTTGTCATTGGAAAACATTTCAAATAAAAAAACCAACATAAAAACAGAGGATGGCGATGTACGCATCGATAAGCTGAGTGGAGAATTGATTATTCGTTCTGATGATGGAGATATTTTCCTACAAAATCTCAAATCTGATGAAGTTGAAGCGAGTTGCTCCGATGGCCGGATTAAAATAATCAATAGTACGGGTGATTTTTTTGTAGATAGTGATGATGGTGACATCACTCTAAATAATATATCTGGGAAAAACCTGAGTGCCCGAACCCAGGATGGTGATGTTGATATTAATTTTACGGGTAGTGGCGTAGTAGATGTAGATATTAATACAAATGATGGCAGAGTAAATTTAGAAATTGAAAATTCTGTTTCAGCAAAATTTGTATTAGAAACAGATGATGGCAGAATTCGATTTAATATAAATGATGCGGATATTATATATGAAGGAAAAAGACGTGTAAAAGGGCGTATGGGAGATGCAGAAGGTCATATCCGTATTAATACAAACGATGGGTCAATTACTTTAAATGACTAG
- a CDS encoding GNAT family N-acetyltransferase, with protein sequence METKIVNITMDNIADHPQAICFINPKHELYHKKIDWMEEQFKNGLVIKLLYIEGEKKPIGFIEYVPGEFCWRAVSAKDYMFIHCLWINGKKHHHQGLGRLLINEAEKDAQNMNGVAVVTSDKSFMTTKDLFIKNGYKIIAESGKDQLLSKQFKNGTQPSINNWAAELENTKDLTIIYSKQCPWVARFIEEVKPILKKEKLKPKIVVLETAEQAQKAPSLYSIFNLIYNGKLLSDRYISTTRFQNIVNKEIKI encoded by the coding sequence ATGGAAACAAAAATCGTCAATATAACAATGGATAATATTGCTGATCATCCACAAGCAATTTGTTTTATAAATCCAAAGCATGAACTTTATCATAAAAAAATCGATTGGATGGAAGAACAGTTTAAAAATGGTCTGGTTATAAAACTACTTTATATTGAAGGTGAAAAAAAACCAATTGGCTTTATTGAATATGTTCCCGGAGAATTTTGTTGGAGAGCTGTAAGTGCAAAAGACTATATGTTTATTCATTGTCTTTGGATCAATGGTAAAAAACATCATCATCAAGGCCTGGGACGCCTCTTAATAAATGAGGCTGAAAAAGATGCGCAAAATATGAATGGAGTTGCTGTTGTTACAAGCGATAAATCATTCATGACAACGAAAGACCTATTTATTAAAAATGGTTACAAAATAATTGCAGAATCGGGAAAAGATCAACTGCTTTCAAAACAGTTTAAAAACGGAACGCAACCTTCAATTAACAATTGGGCTGCTGAATTAGAAAACACCAAAGACTTAACTATCATTTATTCAAAACAATGTCCATGGGTTGCCCGCTTCATTGAAGAAGTAAAACCAATATTGAAAAAAGAAAAGCTTAAGCCTAAAATTGTTGTCCTTGAAACTGCAGAACAGGCACAAAAAGCGCCTTCTCTTTACAGCATTTTTAATCTTATTTATAACGGAAAATTACTTTCAGATAGATATATCTCAACAACACGATTTCAAAATATTGTAAATAAAGAAATCAAAATATAA
- a CDS encoding ion transporter, with the protein MDYLWKSHKATDKSRHQSWRLKLHEIIFEADTRAGKVFDIILILAILLSVSAVMLESIPAVKQQYGYQLFIAEWTFTILFSAEYFLRITTVGRPVKYVTSFFGVVDFLAIVPTYLSLLLPGTQALAVIRILRVLRIFRVLKLVQYLGEAQSLVAALKASRRKIIVFMFTVVSLVVIIGSIMYLVESEESGFESIPHSIYWAIVTLTTVGYGDITPQTDLGKMLSAIVMILGYSILAVPTGIITAEITMGAVKGRISTQSCPECSAEGHDADAEYCKFCGQPLNPKS; encoded by the coding sequence ATGGATTATCTTTGGAAATCGCACAAGGCGACTGATAAAAGTCGTCATCAATCCTGGCGTTTAAAACTGCATGAAATAATTTTTGAGGCCGATACGCGCGCTGGCAAAGTATTTGATATTATCCTGATTCTTGCCATTCTGCTTAGTGTGTCCGCAGTAATGCTGGAGAGTATCCCAGCTGTTAAGCAGCAATATGGTTACCAGCTTTTTATAGCGGAATGGACTTTTACAATCCTTTTTTCAGCAGAATATTTTCTACGAATAACGACTGTTGGACGGCCCGTGAAATATGTTACAAGTTTTTTTGGGGTAGTCGATTTCCTGGCAATTGTACCTACCTATCTAAGCCTTTTATTGCCCGGTACACAAGCGTTGGCCGTAATAAGAATCTTGAGAGTTTTGCGAATTTTCCGCGTGCTAAAACTAGTACAATATCTTGGAGAGGCACAAAGTCTCGTTGCAGCTTTAAAAGCGAGCCGCCGAAAAATCATCGTGTTTATGTTTACCGTGGTTTCACTTGTGGTTATAATTGGTTCCATTATGTATTTGGTTGAAAGTGAAGAAAGTGGTTTTGAAAGTATCCCGCATAGTATTTATTGGGCAATCGTAACTTTAACGACTGTAGGATATGGTGACATTACGCCGCAAACTGATCTTGGAAAAATGCTTTCGGCCATCGTTATGATTTTAGGTTATTCAATCCTGGCAGTGCCAACCGGAATTATTACTGCAGAAATAACCATGGGAGCAGTTAAGGGACGCATCTCTACACAATCCTGCCCTGAATGCAGCGCAGAAGGTCATGATGCGGATGCTGAATATTGTAAATTTTGCGGACAACCTTTGAATCCTAAATCCTGA
- a CDS encoding MFS transporter, which translates to MSDSLKPTPLFPILLVNFIGMLGFSIVLPFLVFLVTDFGGNAFIYGLVGAMYPGLQLIGAPILGRLSDKYGRRKILLVSQAGTLLSWVIFLSAFFIPVEPLLEYSSSITGSFVLTWPLIIVFFARAFDGLTGGNIAVANAYLADITPPEKRNVNFGKMGISFSLGFIVGPALAGLLGALGYGNHLPVIAALLISFIAVFLIYFYLPESNGKSKGDYQQKEKPTIGFILRLPHIGYMLGMYFMVFLGFHLFYTAFPVHAIENLNWDVSQTGIFFTIMSTIMVVVQGPILKSVSSKVKEPILIIFGGIILGTNFLLYFPSNTAITYFAVILFSLGNGLMWPSVQAFLSKITPAEHQGVVQGFAGSFGSLAGVIGLIAGGFFYSSLSTDVFIFSAVIIYFVAIMAIRLLKIETQ; encoded by the coding sequence ATGTCTGACTCCTTAAAGCCAACGCCCCTATTTCCAATTCTGTTGGTAAACTTTATTGGTATGCTTGGTTTTAGTATCGTTTTACCATTCCTTGTATTCCTTGTAACCGATTTTGGCGGCAATGCTTTTATTTATGGACTAGTTGGTGCAATGTATCCGGGATTGCAATTAATTGGTGCGCCTATCCTGGGCCGTTTATCTGATAAATATGGACGTCGTAAAATTTTGTTGGTTAGCCAGGCAGGAACCTTACTTTCGTGGGTTATATTTCTAAGCGCATTTTTTATTCCAGTGGAGCCACTTTTAGAATACAGCTCTTCAATTACCGGCTCATTTGTATTAACCTGGCCTTTGATTATTGTATTTTTTGCCCGCGCCTTTGATGGCCTTACAGGAGGCAATATTGCTGTTGCCAATGCTTACCTCGCAGATATTACTCCACCCGAAAAACGTAACGTTAATTTTGGCAAAATGGGTATTTCTTTTAGTCTGGGATTTATTGTTGGGCCTGCGCTGGCCGGTCTTCTGGGTGCGTTGGGATATGGCAACCATTTGCCGGTGATTGCTGCTTTATTAATTTCTTTTATAGCAGTTTTCCTGATCTATTTCTATTTGCCGGAGTCGAATGGAAAAAGCAAAGGAGATTATCAGCAAAAGGAAAAGCCGACAATTGGGTTTATTCTTCGGCTACCTCATATCGGCTATATGCTGGGAATGTATTTTATGGTTTTTCTTGGCTTTCATTTATTTTATACAGCATTTCCTGTACATGCAATTGAAAACCTCAACTGGGATGTTTCGCAAACAGGAATATTTTTTACAATTATGAGTACCATAATGGTTGTAGTCCAGGGTCCCATTTTAAAAAGTGTTTCTTCAAAAGTAAAAGAACCAATCTTGATAATTTTTGGTGGAATTATTTTAGGTACAAATTTCCTACTTTATTTTCCATCAAATACGGCTATTACGTATTTTGCTGTTATTCTTTTCTCACTTGGCAATGGATTGATGTGGCCATCGGTACAGGCTTTTCTTTCAAAAATAACTCCTGCTGAGCACCAGGGTGTTGTTCAGGGCTTTGCCGGAAGTTTTGGAAGTTTGGCTGGCGTTATCGGCCTAATTGCCGGTGGGTTTTTCTATTCATCTTTGTCAACAGATGTATTCATATTTTCTGCTGTAATAATTTATTTTGTAGCTATTATGGCTATTCGTTTGCTTAAAA